The Oncorhynchus gorbuscha isolate QuinsamMale2020 ecotype Even-year unplaced genomic scaffold, OgorEven_v1.0 Un_scaffold_585, whole genome shotgun sequence genome segment aatggaatggatcctcaaacaaatggaatggggtctcaaacaaatggaatggatcctcaaacaaatggaatggggtctcaaacaaatggaatggatcctcaaacaaatggaatggatcctcaaacaaatggaatggatcctcaaacaaatggaatggaTCCTCAAACAAATGGAATGGGGTCTCAAACAAATGGAAGGGGCCTTAAACAATGAACAAACAATGAACAACATAAGACTAAAGAGGATGTGGGTTATAGTACAACCCAACTATACCTTGATGATGATGAGCAGGTAGCAGAGGCAGATGATCAGCAGTGGGCCGAAGAAGCCCAAGATGGCCGTGTAGAGGATGAAGACCGTTGACCACAGCTCCTGGGGATCAGGCCAGCTCATGTTGCACGAGTTGAAGCGGTCCTGAACATCTGAGTAGATGGTGACCGGCAGCACCACCACGAACGACACCACCCACACCAGCCCGTTTATGATCTTAGCCACCTTCGGCTGCCGCCACTTGACGCTCCGAATGGGGTGCACCACGGCCAGGTAGCGGTCAATGCTCATTACGGTCAGGCAGAAGGTGCTGGTGAACTGGTTGATGGAGTCTACCGTCATGACCACACGGCACAGAAACTGCCCGAACGGCCAATAAGAGAGCACGTTCTGGGTGGTCAGGAAGGGAAGTCCTAAGATGTACAATTCATCTGCCAGGGCTAAGTTCAGAAGGTACATGTTGGTGACAGTCTTCATCTTGGCATAGCGCAGGACCACGTAGATGGCCAGCGTGTTGCCCAGGAGGCCCACCATGAATACAGTCATAGAGATTACTGCCGTGATAACGGTGCTGCTGTCCTGGAAGGGAGCGCTCTCGCCGGACTCATTCAAGAAGAGGTTGGTGACCGTGGAGTAGcccctggaggaggaggagaggttgaAATCCCCAGGGATGGAGGTGCAGTCTTGGGGATTCATAGCggggaggtgggggtggggttggAGGTCAGGGAGATGAATCAGGAAATGGCCCATAAGGctgaaaataaaaatagaactgtcaGTTATTGAGGATGGAAAATAGACATTCTAATAGATGGACATTTTGAAAAGAACAGAATAGAAGAAGAATATAGAATAAATTAGAATAGAATTGAACATCATTAGTCAttctgacatttgtctatgaaaaCCATCTTATGGATGAGAGGTTGAGTGATGTTTCAATGTTTGTGTTATGTAATAGTGTGATATTTCACCTTTTCCACTATACTGCTTCACCACTCCACTTTGttcacccacaacaccacatgGACATTCTCTGGGCAGGGGGCCCATATTGACACTGTTCACTCTGTACATCATCAGAAAAACAGCACATTTTCATGGACTACCTCAGGCAGGCATACATCCATGCACTTCTTCCACATATTCCTCATGCCTTACTACAAAGTAGTCACCCTGCAACTGACTTGGTAAATAGCTGAAGGATGgggttggagaaatgtaaccaaagTGGTCACCCTGCAACTGACTTGGTAAATAACTGAAGGATGGGGTTGGAGAAATGTAGCCAAAGTGGTCACCCTGCAAACTTGGTAAATAGCTAAATGGGGTTGCTGGTCACCCTGCAACTGACTTGGTAAATAGCTGAAGGATGgggttggagaaatgtaaccaaagTGGTCACCCTGCAACTGACTTGGTAAATAGCTGAAGGATGgggttggagaaatgtaaccaaagTTGTCACCCTGCAACTGACTTGGTAAATAGCTGAAGGATGgggttggagaaatgtaaccaaagTGGTCACCCTGCCACTGACCTGGTAAATAGCTGATGGAGAATTGTAACCagttcatagacagagctatggatgcaaggactgaccatccaagaTATCCAAATTATACTTTTAACCTTGTTTTGatgctatacagtgtttgtttacaattgcattgtttacaaacaaagggGTAAAACATGGttatattggggcggcagggtagcctagtggttagagcgttggttgcaagttcgaatccccgcgctaacaaggtacaaatctgtcgtatTGCAgttggctgtcattgaaaataagaatttgttcttaactgacttgcctagtaaaataaaataaaataaaatgtgggTTCTGTTTGGTTCTGATGGGGTAAGACAGTGGAACTAAACTCTTATACTCTTCAATGGGTTTATATTATGAATTCTAAGTCCAAGAATGGACGTAACAATCTGGCTAGTCTGTCAATGGCGTGCAAGTCCTGGACAATGCTGGGTGTATCTGATTGAAGACTCGGTCAAGGCTAGGTCAAGGGTTGACATTTTATTGTTCATGATGGGTCAGTGTTTCTGAGTAAACCCCTAGCCCTAGCTCCTGAAACCTGTTGCGCCAATAAGTGGTCTGATGTGGGGATTCATTGAACCGCAGTCCAAAACATTGGAATGACGTCCATTCAACAGCCTAGTGTTGTGACTATAAACAATTGCATGTGGCATGGAGGCGAAGTTGCATAAATCGGTTTGACATTTCTGTCAATCTAAATCAAAACTATTGTAAGGACATAATTGTCTGACTCTATTAGCGCAAAATCATGACAGTTTCTATTTTCACTCATGAAAAATTGCACTTTCCAGTGCCCAAAAATTGGTTATATAATATTCAAATGTATACAGAAAATAAAGTAAACATAACATGACTTTGTTTAATAACTGATGTTTGTGCCATTTACAGAGGCAATCCGCAGTTACTACATCCATTTTTGCACCGTTAAATGATTGATATATAGCCAATGATTCTTGAATAATATACTTTATCAaagcctcatgagcttagttcaactgtaggAACCCATCAGAagccaaaatataagcttgttttatgtCAATGTTTTTAAACAAAGTCCATGTAAACAACCACTATAGCTTTAAAACATGGTAAAACTATCATTTCAATCTCATGGATGGtaagtccttgcatccatagctttgTCTATGAATTTGTGAGTGGTTATATTACTCAAGCCCCgcccctcagctgtttaccaatcCAAGTGGCGGGGTGACTGCTTTGTAATATTTTGaacagtctatgtcatggaaagagcaggtgatcCTAATGtcttgtcctctctgtgtgtgtgtgtgtgtgtgtgtgtgtgtgtgtgtgtgtgtgtgtgtgtgtgtgtgtgtgtgtgtgtgtgtgtgtgtgtgtgtgtgtgtgtgtgtgtgtgtgtgtgtgtgtgtgtgtgtgtgtgtgtgtgtgtgtgtgtgtgtgtgtgtgtgtgtgtgtgtgtgtatactgagatttttgcgcatgtgtatatatatatatgaaggctaTCTGTCTGTTGTAACGGATATTGCTTGCACATCGAATTGCTACTTACTGCCTGTCTGTGGCTTGCTTTTTGCTATGCTGTGTACATCTAGCTGGCCTAAATAGCTGCATGAAGGCCAACTCCTCTCCTGAAAGAAGAACATGAAATTGCTAGACTGCCTGTTGTGTCGTTCTCATGTTTGCTTTGATTACTGTTACAACAGACAATGAACTAAGACTGTTTGAACAAGCAGCAGGGGAGTCACGAAATGAGTGAGCACTAAGGCAACAGCTGAAAGGACTCGATCCTGCACACGCGCAAAACCTCAGTATCTTTAGCGTAGCCACTCTGTATAATTTAACGTTTTTTAAATGGGTTTATATTATGAACATTTGTAGCTGAAATGGTTCAAGTTTATTAGcattatatgtatatacatagAGTATACCCCCccctcctggcacctactaccataccccattcaaaggcacttcaatcatttatcttgcccattcaccctctgaatggcacatacacaatccatgtctcaattgtcttaaggcttaacaatccttctttaacacgtctactccccttcatctacactgattgaagtggatttaacatgtgacatcaataaacgatcatatctttcacctggattcacctggtcagtctatgtcatggaaagtgagtgttttcctaatgttttgtcattATAGTCTATATTAAGTCATTATAGTTTCTAAAGGTTTTAGAGAACTTGAAGTTAGGACAGCCTAAGCATCTTAAAGTTGGTCTTGTCACCAAGGAGCAGGACCGTTTTGAATAGCTACCACTGCATTCGTATGCTTCTCATTCAAACCCATGTTACTTTATGCAAATGTTAAATGGTTATAAATCCAAAAAGTATAAATAGTAACAACAAGCCGTATGCAAACAATCTGAGTTGAGTCAGTCTGCACATTTCACCATTGGATTGAAGTTCATAGCTTAACCCTGTAAGACCCATGGTTGAACAAGTGCAATGCTTCCAAAAAATTGCATTGTGTACAGGTCCTAAACTAAAACATCATGACAAACACTACCTAGTGCATCTCCTTAGACCCAGATGTATCTCTGAGCAgtatgtgttgtgtgtctgtatgaTTATTGTGGCATCAGTAGACTCTGAAACATCAGAAACCTGTCCACTCGTCTAAGACTACACCAGTCCACCAAACAAGCATATGTTGTAAGCCATCCATGCAAGTACATGACATTAAATATTTGGTCCTTCTTCTCTAAGATGTAGTGATTATgatcaaataaaaacatttcagaaACAAACATTCTGAGCCAGAGCTAGACTCAGATTTGTAAGTGCTGCAACATTGGGCTTAAAGGGTTGCCAAACTGAGACATAGAACCACATTCATATTTGATAGGCAATTTAGAgagatggttcaccttccaacataaAAATAACTCAAATGTATATATTTCAACAACAAACTAAACAATGGTGGTTTATGAGGTCAGAATACTGCAATTACGTTCATTCATTTGATGTTAAAGAAGTAAGGTCAAATTGGGATTTAGGAGGTGCCTAAACCTCCTGACAACAATACTGACAGCAACACGTATCACATCATACTGTAGATCATGGGGGGACCTACACTTTTTGGGGAGAAAGTCAGTAACTGTGAGAAAGTCAGTTCTGGTTACTTTTTAAAGGGGCACTCTGCTCCAAAATGATGGAGCTGCTCCAAAATAAAATGATGCTG includes the following:
- the LOC124018876 gene encoding somatostatin receptor type 5-like isoform X2, yielding MGHFLIHLPDLQPHPHLPAMNPQDCTSIPGDFNLSSSSRGYSTVTNLFLNESGESAPFQDSSTVITAVISMTVFMVGLLGNTLAIYVVLRYAKMKTVTNMYLLNLALADELYILGLPFLTTQNVLSYWPFGQFLCRVVMTVDSINQFTSTFCLTVMSIDRYLAVVHPIRSVKWRQPKVAKIINGLVWVVSFVVVLPVTIYSDVQDRFNSCNMSWPDPQELWSTVFILYTAILGFFGPLLIICLCYLLIIIKVKSAGARAGLTKRRRSERKVTRMVVIIVVVFVICWLPFFTTNIVNLVFIIPENSVTAGVYFFLVIMTYVNSCANPLLYGFLSDNFKQSFRKVLCLHKANGVGVGDGGDMGSGGGRPISPRLERVETTQQHDPLFTPRIMDFNNGHRQNNQVVCSN
- the LOC124018876 gene encoding somatostatin receptor type 5-like isoform X1, whose protein sequence is MGHFLIHLPDLQPHPHLPAMNPQDCTSIPGDFNLSSSSRGYSTVTNLFLNESGESAPFQDSSTVITAVISMTVFMVGLLGNTLAIYVVLRYAKMKTVTNMYLLNLALADELYILGLPFLTTQNVLSYWPFGQFLCRVVMTVDSINQFTSTFCLTVMSIDRYLAVVHPIRSVKWRQPKVAKIINGLVWVVSFVVVLPVTIYSDVQDRFNSCNMSWPDPQELWSTVFILYTAILGFFGPLLIICLCYLLIIIKVKSAGARAGLTKRRRSERKVTRMVVIIVVVFVICWLPFFTTNIVNLVFIIPENSVTAGVYFFLVIMTYVNSCANPLLYGFLSDNFKQSFRKVLCLHKANGVGVGDGGDMGSGGGRPISPRLERVETTQQHDPLFTPRIMDFNNGHRQNNQCVQIETCANMTTELLPLESPVIDQSTL